A portion of the Anoxybacillus gonensis genome contains these proteins:
- the hisC gene encoding histidinol-phosphate transaminase, with protein sequence MKVKQQLKQLKPYQPGKPIEEVKREYQLETVIKLASNENPYGCSSLVPQAITAELAHLALYPDGYSRSLREALAKHVGVNEKQLIFGNGSDEVVQIICRAFLQKGTNTVMATPTFPQYRHNAIIEGAEVREIPLQDGHHHLEAMLEAIDDDTRVVWICSPNNPTGTYVNDASLRAFLDKVPKHVLVVVDEAYYEYVQADDYPNTVSLLQQYENMMILRTFSKAYGLAALRIGYGIGHEHMLQAMEPAREPFNTSRLAQVAALAALNDQTFIQQCVQKNKQGLNQFYSFCDQHGLRYYKSEGNFILIDFGFSGDEVFTYLLQRGIIVRSGCALGFPTAVRITVGSAEQNETIIRALTNMLKERREKLCEETS encoded by the coding sequence ATGAAAGTGAAACAACAACTAAAACAACTAAAGCCGTATCAACCGGGCAAACCGATTGAAGAAGTAAAACGCGAATATCAATTAGAGACAGTCATTAAGTTAGCATCAAATGAAAATCCGTACGGTTGCTCATCGCTCGTTCCACAAGCGATCACTGCCGAGCTTGCTCATTTGGCGTTGTACCCTGACGGATATAGCCGATCGTTGCGCGAGGCACTCGCTAAGCATGTTGGCGTCAATGAAAAGCAACTCATTTTTGGAAACGGTTCGGATGAAGTTGTTCAAATCATTTGTCGCGCATTTTTGCAAAAAGGAACGAACACGGTGATGGCTACACCAACGTTTCCGCAATATCGTCATAATGCGATCATCGAAGGGGCAGAAGTGCGTGAAATTCCGCTTCAAGACGGACATCATCATTTAGAAGCGATGCTTGAAGCGATCGACGATGATACGCGCGTCGTTTGGATTTGCAGCCCAAACAATCCGACAGGTACGTATGTCAATGACGCTTCGTTGCGTGCATTTTTAGACAAAGTACCTAAACATGTGCTCGTCGTTGTCGATGAAGCGTATTATGAATACGTGCAAGCCGATGACTATCCAAATACCGTTTCTTTGCTTCAACAATATGAAAATATGATGATTTTACGCACGTTTTCAAAAGCATACGGATTAGCCGCGCTTCGTATCGGATATGGCATTGGACATGAGCATATGTTACAAGCGATGGAGCCGGCACGCGAGCCATTTAATACATCTCGCCTTGCGCAAGTCGCTGCATTGGCCGCATTAAACGACCAAACATTTATTCAACAATGTGTCCAAAAAAATAAACAAGGGTTAAACCAATTTTATTCTTTTTGCGATCAACACGGTTTGCGTTACTACAAGTCTGAGGGAAATTTCATTTTAATTGATTTTGGCTTTAGCGGTGATGAAGTGTTTACGTATTTGCTTCAACGTGGCATCATTGTACGTTCAGGATGCGCTCTCGGTTTTCCGACAGCTGTACGCATTACAGTCGGATCGGCAGAACAAAACGAAACGATCATCCGAGCGTTAACAAACATGTTGAAAGAAAGAAGGGAAAAACTTTGCGAGGAAACGTCTTAA
- the trpA gene encoding tryptophan synthase subunit alpha: MKHFIPFIVAGDPCEEVTVDLAIALEQTGATMLELGVPYSDPLADGPIIQRAASRALKNGMTLTKALALIGQMRKKGVKIPIIVFTYYNPVLQLGEERFFALAQQNGASGVLIPDLPFEESEHIRTLGETYDIPYISLVAPTSHERIAMIASKAQSFLYCVSSLGVTGVRDSLPTQLHEFLQQVKSYSRVPVVVGFGISTAEQVERLQHVCDGIVIGSAIVQKIEQLQDELNDVHTRQEALRVFSQYVASLIEPLKMRVRKNESETTTKTTKAVSTGQTD; this comes from the coding sequence ATGAAACATTTTATTCCATTTATCGTGGCAGGCGATCCGTGTGAAGAAGTGACGGTTGATTTAGCGATCGCTCTTGAACAGACAGGGGCAACGATGTTAGAGCTCGGCGTCCCTTACTCAGATCCGCTTGCAGACGGACCGATCATTCAACGAGCAGCGAGTCGGGCGTTGAAAAATGGCATGACATTAACAAAAGCGCTTGCTCTCATCGGCCAAATGCGAAAAAAAGGTGTAAAAATTCCGATTATTGTCTTTACGTATTATAATCCTGTGTTACAATTAGGAGAAGAACGCTTTTTTGCTTTAGCGCAACAAAACGGTGCGAGCGGCGTGCTCATTCCAGATTTGCCGTTCGAAGAAAGCGAGCATATAAGAACGTTAGGCGAAACGTACGACATTCCTTACATTTCGCTTGTCGCTCCAACGTCTCATGAACGCATCGCGATGATTGCATCGAAAGCACAATCGTTTTTATATTGTGTCTCATCATTAGGTGTCACAGGTGTTCGGGACTCGTTACCGACACAATTGCACGAATTTTTGCAACAAGTGAAATCATATAGCCGTGTTCCTGTTGTCGTCGGATTCGGCATTTCGACGGCAGAACAAGTGGAGCGACTTCAACATGTATGTGATGGAATCGTCATCGGCAGCGCCATTGTACAAAAAATTGAACAACTTCAAGACGAATTAAACGACGTGCATACGCGTCAAGAGGCGCTTCGTGTTTTTTCGCAATATGTCGCTTCGCTCATTGAACCATTGAAAATGAGGGTGAGAAAAAATGAAAGTGAAACAACAACTAAAACAACTAAAGCCGTATCAACCGGGCAAACCGATTGA
- the trpB gene encoding tryptophan synthase subunit beta, whose amino-acid sequence MLTLPNERGRFGMFGGKFVPETLMRPLADIEQQLYEALADPSFHAEYMRHLYEYSGRPTALTFAKNLTEQLGGAKMYFKREDLNHTGAHKINNAIGQALLARRMGKRKIIAETGAGQHGVAAATVAARFGMECKVFMGEEDVKRQALNVFRMKLLGAQVIPVKSGNRTLKDATNEAIRYWVEHCDDHFYMIGSVVGPHPYPMMVREFQRIIGEEAREQMLKAEGKLPHTIIACVGGGSNAIGMFHPFLDDNVECIGVEAAGKGVHTTEHAATITKGTKGVIHGSLTYVLQDEHGQITEPYSISAGLDYPGVGPEHAYLAHVGRVRYESVTDDEAIAALQMTAETEGIIPAIESAHALAKAFQIAPLRSREEIILVCLSGRGDKDVQTVMNYLEGDGQK is encoded by the coding sequence ATGTTGACATTACCAAATGAACGTGGCCGTTTTGGGATGTTTGGTGGAAAATTTGTGCCTGAAACATTAATGCGTCCGTTAGCTGACATCGAACAACAATTATATGAAGCGTTAGCGGATCCTTCGTTTCACGCTGAATATATGCGTCATTTGTATGAATATTCGGGACGACCGACCGCTTTAACTTTTGCAAAAAACTTGACAGAACAATTAGGCGGGGCGAAAATGTACTTTAAACGTGAAGACTTGAACCATACAGGTGCTCATAAAATTAACAATGCGATTGGTCAGGCGTTGTTAGCGAGACGAATGGGAAAACGAAAAATTATCGCTGAAACGGGTGCCGGACAGCATGGAGTAGCAGCGGCGACCGTAGCCGCTCGTTTTGGGATGGAATGTAAAGTATTTATGGGCGAAGAAGATGTGAAACGGCAAGCATTAAACGTCTTTCGCATGAAATTGCTAGGTGCGCAAGTCATTCCGGTGAAAAGCGGCAATCGTACGTTAAAAGATGCGACAAATGAAGCAATTCGTTATTGGGTCGAGCATTGTGATGATCATTTTTATATGATTGGCTCTGTCGTTGGACCTCATCCGTATCCGATGATGGTGCGAGAATTTCAACGCATTATTGGAGAAGAAGCGCGCGAACAAATGTTAAAAGCAGAAGGAAAACTTCCTCATACAATTATTGCTTGTGTTGGTGGCGGAAGTAATGCGATCGGCATGTTTCATCCTTTTTTAGACGATAACGTGGAATGTATCGGTGTTGAAGCGGCTGGAAAAGGAGTGCACACGACGGAACATGCCGCCACAATCACAAAAGGAACAAAAGGAGTCATTCACGGTTCGCTCACATACGTATTGCAAGATGAACACGGTCAAATTACAGAACCGTATTCGATTTCAGCCGGTTTAGATTATCCGGGTGTCGGACCGGAGCATGCGTATTTAGCACACGTTGGACGCGTCCGCTATGAAAGTGTCACAGATGACGAAGCGATCGCTGCCCTTCAAATGACAGCAGAAACGGAAGGGATCATCCCGGCAATCGAGTCCGCACACGCGCTGGCCAAAGCGTTTCAAATCGCTCCCCTTCGCTCACGAGAGGAAATCATTCTTGTTTGTTTATCAGGAAGAGGAGATAAAGATGTGCAGACAGTGATGAACTATTTGGAAGGGGATGGACAGAAATGA
- a CDS encoding phosphoribosylanthranilate isomerase, giving the protein MTVLKYCGNRSLQDVQLVAKSEADYIGFVFAESKRKVKPQDVQRWLSVVQLETKQIVGVFVHPTMTSVASVLEHVPLSIIQCHGMETIQTVKQLKETFQLPVWKVIHHAPEAWTYMRAWKGIADGFVIDSGRKGAWGGTGISFDWRVVPYYMEEATRQGVPCFIAGGITPDNVEQLLMYEPFGIDMSSGIEENERKSEQKIKTIEQKVKTC; this is encoded by the coding sequence ATGACCGTTTTAAAATATTGTGGCAATCGCTCATTGCAAGATGTACAACTTGTCGCTAAAAGCGAAGCGGACTATATCGGATTCGTATTTGCTGAAAGTAAGCGAAAGGTCAAACCGCAAGATGTGCAGCGATGGCTATCTGTCGTTCAACTGGAAACGAAACAAATTGTTGGCGTCTTCGTTCATCCAACAATGACGTCTGTCGCTTCTGTTCTTGAGCACGTTCCTTTATCGATCATTCAATGTCATGGGATGGAGACGATACAAACGGTAAAGCAATTAAAAGAAACGTTCCAACTTCCTGTTTGGAAAGTCATTCATCATGCTCCAGAGGCGTGGACATATATGCGCGCTTGGAAAGGAATCGCGGACGGTTTTGTTATTGATAGCGGTCGGAAAGGAGCGTGGGGCGGAACAGGCATTTCGTTTGATTGGCGCGTTGTTCCTTATTACATGGAAGAAGCGACTCGCCAAGGTGTACCTTGTTTCATTGCAGGAGGCATTACACCGGATAACGTCGAACAGTTGTTGATGTATGAGCCGTTCGGGATAGACATGAGTAGCGGAATTGAAGAAAATGAGCGGAAAAGTGAACAAAAAATAAAAACCATTGAACAGAAGGTGAAAACATGTTGA
- the trpC gene encoding indole-3-glycerol phosphate synthase TrpC, with translation MLETILQTKREEVAALQLPEPCERLSRRSFYDALAKPRRFLGLIAEVKKTSPSKGVIRQHLNVVDIARAYEQAGADAVSVLTDERYFAGHRSYVTQVKKHIEIPVLRKDFIIDRKQLVESVRIGADAILLIGEALDPSFLHELYEEAHEMGLQCLVEVHAPKTVEAILKRFTPKVLGINNRDLMTFHTSLHVTKQIVPLLPNCIIVSESGIHTFDDVQTVQQAGAHAMLVGEALMRKPDVRAAVYELFGERCV, from the coding sequence ATGCTTGAAACGATTTTGCAAACGAAAAGAGAAGAAGTGGCAGCGTTACAATTACCTGAACCGTGCGAACGACTTTCTCGGCGCTCGTTTTATGACGCATTAGCAAAGCCGCGCCGCTTTTTAGGGTTAATTGCGGAAGTGAAAAAAACATCTCCGTCGAAAGGCGTCATTCGACAACATCTGAATGTTGTTGATATTGCGCGTGCATACGAACAAGCAGGTGCAGATGCTGTATCCGTATTAACGGATGAACGATATTTTGCTGGTCACCGCTCATACGTCACACAGGTGAAAAAACATATTGAAATACCCGTTTTACGTAAAGACTTCATTATCGATCGCAAACAGCTTGTTGAAAGTGTCCGTATTGGTGCAGATGCGATTTTGCTCATTGGCGAGGCGCTCGATCCAAGTTTTTTACACGAATTATATGAAGAAGCGCACGAAATGGGGCTGCAATGTTTAGTGGAAGTGCATGCACCGAAAACGGTAGAGGCCATTTTAAAACGGTTCACACCGAAAGTGCTTGGCATTAATAACCGTGATTTAATGACGTTTCACACATCGCTTCATGTAACAAAACAAATCGTTCCGCTACTACCAAATTGCATCATTGTGAGTGAAAGCGGCATTCACACATTCGATGACGTGCAAACCGTACAACAAGCAGGTGCACATGCGATGCTCGTCGGCGAAGCGCTCATGCGCAAGCCAGATGTTCGGGCGGCTGTTTATGAATTGTTTGGGGAGCGTTGTGTATGA
- the trpD gene encoding anthranilate phosphoribosyltransferase, whose amino-acid sequence MFEQLLHKCARRETLTEHEAYEAMHAMMSGEVDEKQVAAFLALLRFRGETVDELVGFIQAMRERMKTVSLGEAVIDTCGTGGDGKGTFNISTAVALLVASLDVAVAKHGNRAVSSKSGSANVIEHFHIPMPKTEEEAKKALRTHRLVFLFAPFYHEAMKHVAPVRQSLKMRTVFNLLGPLVNPAQPKRQVIGVHGEKDARKMAEALRRIGTEHAVFVTSRDGLDECSIAAETTMIELKHGQIIQRVIAPEHVGLPRGRLSDICVHSVDESAQLIERVFANDANESATHVVALNAGVALYVAGVVSHISDGVNMAKRAIEDGCAYAYLQRLRGERYA is encoded by the coding sequence GTGTTTGAACAGTTGTTGCATAAATGCGCTAGACGTGAAACGTTAACGGAACATGAGGCGTATGAAGCGATGCATGCGATGATGAGTGGGGAAGTGGATGAAAAGCAAGTGGCCGCTTTTTTAGCTTTATTACGGTTTCGCGGTGAAACGGTCGATGAGCTTGTCGGCTTTATTCAGGCGATGCGTGAACGAATGAAAACAGTTTCCCTTGGGGAAGCGGTCATTGATACGTGTGGAACAGGCGGAGACGGAAAAGGGACGTTTAATATTTCGACAGCGGTCGCTTTGCTTGTTGCTTCGCTCGATGTAGCGGTTGCAAAACATGGAAATCGGGCGGTGTCATCGAAAAGCGGAAGCGCAAATGTCATTGAACATTTTCACATTCCGATGCCGAAGACGGAAGAAGAAGCCAAAAAAGCGTTGCGTACCCATCGACTCGTCTTTTTATTTGCTCCATTTTATCACGAGGCGATGAAGCATGTTGCCCCTGTTCGCCAAAGTTTAAAAATGCGAACGGTATTTAATTTGCTTGGGCCGCTCGTTAACCCAGCTCAACCGAAACGACAAGTGATCGGTGTACATGGTGAAAAAGATGCGCGAAAAATGGCGGAAGCGCTGCGGCGAATCGGAACAGAACATGCCGTATTCGTTACAAGCCGCGACGGCTTAGACGAATGTAGCATTGCTGCCGAAACAACAATGATTGAACTAAAACACGGACAGATCATTCAACGTGTCATCGCTCCAGAACACGTAGGTTTACCGCGCGGGCGGTTGTCCGACATATGTGTTCATAGTGTAGATGAAAGTGCCCAACTCATTGAGCGCGTGTTTGCCAACGATGCGAATGAAAGTGCAACCCATGTCGTTGCACTAAATGCAGGCGTTGCTTTATATGTCGCTGGTGTCGTATCGCATATTTCAGATGGCGTAAATATGGCAAAACGCGCGATTGAGGACGGCTGTGCATATGCGTATTTACAAAGATTAAGAGGTGAACGGTATGCTTGA
- the trpE gene encoding anthranilate synthase component I, whose amino-acid sequence MNISTFLQTASQFRTIPIVRRFFADTLQPIQLFMALRDEAAFLLESGDDMSPWSRYSFIGVRPFMSIESDDGKQFFVKEQQQVLACTGTIQEAFAVMQQHLHVQLLSLDVPFRGGAVGYISYDFISSIEKIPYHAYNDLQMKIVHFVVCESLFAFDHVKKELLLIHYVRVHETDDEAKRVEKYEAACRTIDELARKMVHGCDEQAHMMFDRNISVSFDRVHSNMDRQTFYEAVKNIQSYIASGDVFQTVLSQRFAIETSIDGIELYRLLRLLNPSPYLFYLKLGAEQIVGSSPEKLIQVRNRELEIDPIAGTRRRGKDEREDRALMNELLHDPKERAEHYMLVDLARNDIGRVAMYGTVRTPQFMQVGKFSHVMHLISKVTGTLRQDVHPLDALIAAFPAGTVSGAPKIRAMQIIQELEPTARNIYAGAIAYIGFDGNIDSCIAIRTAVLKNKMAYVQAGAGVVADSLPELEWKETRNKASALIHAIQLAEHVFKGGEQRV is encoded by the coding sequence ATGAATATATCTACATTTTTGCAGACAGCTTCCCAATTTCGGACGATTCCGATTGTGCGTCGTTTTTTCGCTGACACGCTTCAACCGATCCAACTATTTATGGCTTTACGTGATGAAGCAGCCTTTTTACTTGAAAGTGGAGACGACATGTCGCCATGGTCTCGCTATTCATTCATCGGCGTTCGGCCGTTCATGTCCATTGAAAGCGATGATGGCAAACAATTTTTTGTGAAAGAGCAACAACAAGTGTTAGCGTGCACCGGGACGATTCAAGAAGCGTTTGCTGTCATGCAGCAACATCTTCACGTTCAACTGTTATCATTAGACGTCCCATTTCGCGGGGGAGCTGTTGGTTATATTAGCTACGATTTTATTTCTTCTATTGAGAAAATTCCTTATCATGCGTATAACGATTTACAAATGAAAATTGTTCATTTCGTCGTTTGTGAATCACTTTTTGCGTTTGACCATGTAAAAAAAGAGTTGTTGCTTATCCATTATGTGCGTGTACACGAAACAGATGATGAGGCAAAACGAGTAGAAAAGTATGAAGCCGCATGTCGAACAATCGATGAGCTTGCGCGCAAAATGGTTCACGGCTGCGATGAACAAGCGCATATGATGTTCGATCGAAACATTTCTGTTTCGTTTGATCGTGTTCATTCGAATATGGATCGACAAACGTTTTACGAAGCGGTAAAAAACATTCAATCATACATTGCAAGCGGAGATGTGTTTCAAACGGTTTTGTCGCAACGATTTGCGATCGAAACGTCCATTGATGGCATTGAGCTATATCGATTATTGCGCCTATTAAACCCATCGCCTTATTTATTTTATTTAAAACTCGGTGCAGAACAAATTGTCGGCAGCTCTCCAGAAAAGCTTATCCAAGTACGAAATCGGGAACTTGAGATCGATCCGATCGCAGGGACGCGTCGTCGTGGAAAAGATGAACGAGAAGATCGTGCGCTCATGAATGAGTTGCTTCATGACCCAAAAGAGCGAGCGGAACATTATATGCTTGTCGATCTTGCCCGCAATGACATTGGTCGTGTCGCTATGTATGGAACGGTTCGTACACCGCAATTTATGCAAGTGGGGAAGTTCTCGCACGTCATGCATTTAATTTCAAAAGTAACGGGAACGCTTCGTCAAGACGTTCATCCGCTTGATGCGTTAATTGCTGCTTTTCCTGCTGGAACGGTGAGCGGGGCACCGAAAATTCGCGCGATGCAAATTATTCAAGAGCTAGAACCGACAGCGCGCAACATATATGCAGGGGCGATTGCGTATATCGGCTTTGATGGAAATATTGACTCGTGCATCGCCATTCGAACAGCGGTGTTAAAAAATAAAATGGCATATGTGCAAGCAGGGGCGGGGGTCGTTGCTGATTCATTGCCCGAGCTAGAATGGAAAGAAACGAGAAATAAAGCGAGCGCTCTCATTCATGCCATTCAGCTGGCAGAGCACGTATTTAAAGGGGGAGAACAACGTGTTTGA
- the aroH gene encoding chorismate mutase, producing MIRAIRGATTVSNNDEREIIDETKQLLIEMIRQNDVNAEDVVSVLISMTDDLNATFPAKALRHLDGWTYVPVMCMREINVPQALPKCIRVMMTVHTKRAQQDIHHVYLRDAIQLRPDLQLTKKLDM from the coding sequence GTGATTCGAGCGATTCGCGGGGCAACGACTGTGAGCAATAACGATGAACGAGAGATTATAGATGAAACGAAGCAATTGTTAATAGAAATGATCCGCCAAAACGATGTGAACGCAGAAGACGTCGTATCGGTACTTATTTCGATGACCGATGATTTAAACGCCACGTTTCCAGCAAAAGCGTTGCGTCATCTCGATGGATGGACGTATGTGCCGGTGATGTGTATGCGCGAAATTAACGTTCCGCAAGCATTGCCGAAATGTATTCGCGTCATGATGACTGTACATACGAAGCGAGCACAGCAAGATATTCATCACGTCTATTTACGCGATGCCATCCAGCTGCGACCAGATTTACAGTTGACAAAAAAGTTAGATATGTAA
- the aroB gene encoding 3-dehydroquinate synthase, with protein MMKRIHIATPSKRYEVVIGNELLHMIDRMIDRVCPHVTAVLIITDETVASLYLADVQQALHQTYDRVYAHIIPSGEEAKSFEQFYACHTAALTNHLDRDSLIVALGGGVVGDLAGFVAATYMRGIRFVQVPTTLLAHDSAVGGKTAINHPLGKNMIGAFYQPELVFYDISFLSTLPKREMRSGFAEIIKHSLIYDRAFFGWLQANVQKIEDLNGDRLQYAIQKGIEIKAAVVSQDEKEHGVRAHLNFGHTLGHALESELGYGVMTHGDAVALGMLFAIFVSERFYNQPLFYSSFRTLFHHYGFPTSLPPHVSPERLLEKMKKDKKAKDQTVRMVLMKEIGTVCVERISDEQLLQWLYAFAEEGGETCDSSDSRGNDCEQ; from the coding sequence ATGATGAAACGCATTCACATCGCTACGCCGTCGAAACGATATGAAGTGGTCATTGGGAATGAATTATTGCACATGATTGATCGAATGATTGATCGCGTTTGCCCGCATGTGACAGCTGTGCTCATCATTACAGATGAAACGGTCGCTTCGCTTTATTTAGCTGATGTGCAACAAGCTCTTCATCAAACATATGACCGTGTGTACGCGCATATTATTCCGAGTGGGGAAGAGGCAAAGTCGTTTGAACAATTTTATGCTTGTCATACGGCAGCGTTAACAAACCATTTAGATCGTGATTCATTAATTGTTGCGCTTGGCGGAGGGGTCGTCGGAGATTTAGCTGGTTTTGTCGCAGCAACATATATGCGAGGCATTCGATTTGTTCAAGTGCCGACGACATTATTAGCGCACGATAGCGCTGTTGGAGGAAAAACGGCCATCAATCATCCGCTTGGAAAAAATATGATTGGTGCTTTCTATCAACCTGAACTCGTTTTTTATGATATTTCTTTTCTATCTACGCTCCCAAAAAGAGAAATGCGGTCTGGTTTTGCGGAAATTATTAAACATTCCTTAATTTACGATCGCGCTTTTTTTGGGTGGTTACAAGCGAACGTACAAAAGATAGAGGATTTGAATGGCGACCGATTACAATATGCGATTCAAAAAGGAATTGAAATTAAAGCAGCAGTTGTCTCGCAAGATGAGAAAGAGCATGGGGTTCGCGCTCATTTAAACTTCGGTCATACGCTCGGGCATGCGCTAGAAAGCGAGCTTGGATACGGGGTGATGACGCATGGAGATGCGGTTGCCCTCGGGATGTTGTTTGCCATTTTTGTCAGTGAACGTTTTTACAACCAACCGCTTTTTTACTCGTCGTTTCGGACGTTATTTCATCATTACGGCTTTCCGACTTCGCTTCCGCCGCACGTATCGCCTGAACGTTTGCTTGAAAAAATGAAAAAAGATAAAAAGGCGAAAGATCAAACGGTGCGCATGGTGTTAATGAAAGAGATCGGAACTGTATGTGTAGAACGGATAAGCGATGAACAATTGTTGCAATGGTTATACGCGTTTGCTGAAGAAGGAGGGGAAACATGTGATTCGAGCGATTCGCGGGGCAACGACTGTGAGCAATAA
- the aroC gene encoding chorismate synthase gives MRYLTAGESHGPQLTTIIEGVPAGLTLLAEHINEDLARRQKGYGRGRRMQIEKDEVKILSGVRHGKTLGSPITLVVENRDWKHWTNIMGIEPLADDTEEVKRKVTRPRPGHADLNGAMKYGHRDMRNVLERSSARETTVRVAAGAVAKRILAELGIRVASHVVEIGGVKAEHTAYTSLEELQRVTEQSPVRCFDAEAEKKMMAAIDEAKEKGDSIGGIVEVIVEGVPVGVGSYVHYDRKLDAKIAAAIVSINAFKGVEFGIGFEAARRFGSEVHDEIIWSKETGYTRKTNRLGGFEGGMTTGMPIIVRGVMKPIPTLYKPLMSVDIETKEPFAASIERSDSCAVPAASVVAEAVVAWEIAAAIVEQFGQDRMDLIIENVENMRRYAKEF, from the coding sequence TTGCGGTACTTAACAGCTGGTGAATCTCACGGTCCACAACTGACAACAATTATTGAAGGTGTTCCAGCAGGATTGACGCTTTTAGCAGAGCATATTAACGAAGATTTAGCGCGTCGGCAAAAAGGATACGGTCGCGGACGACGCATGCAAATTGAAAAAGACGAAGTGAAAATTTTAAGCGGGGTTCGTCACGGGAAAACGCTCGGTTCTCCGATTACCCTTGTCGTTGAAAATCGCGACTGGAAACATTGGACGAACATTATGGGCATTGAACCGTTAGCTGACGATACAGAAGAAGTGAAAAGAAAAGTGACGCGTCCACGCCCAGGGCATGCAGATTTAAATGGGGCGATGAAATACGGCCATCGCGATATGCGCAATGTGTTAGAGCGCTCGTCAGCGCGTGAAACAACGGTGCGCGTCGCTGCTGGTGCGGTAGCGAAACGAATTTTGGCGGAGTTAGGCATTCGCGTCGCAAGCCATGTCGTTGAAATTGGGGGCGTCAAGGCCGAGCATACTGCATATACATCGTTAGAAGAGTTGCAACGAGTGACTGAGCAATCCCCTGTTCGCTGCTTTGATGCAGAAGCGGAAAAAAAGATGATGGCGGCCATTGATGAAGCAAAAGAAAAAGGTGATTCGATCGGTGGAATTGTCGAAGTCATTGTCGAAGGTGTTCCGGTTGGCGTTGGAAGCTACGTCCATTATGATCGCAAGTTAGATGCAAAAATTGCCGCAGCTATTGTAAGCATTAATGCGTTTAAAGGGGTTGAGTTTGGTATCGGCTTTGAAGCGGCACGCCGCTTTGGAAGTGAAGTGCATGACGAAATTATATGGAGCAAAGAAACGGGATATACGCGAAAAACGAATCGACTTGGCGGATTTGAAGGCGGAATGACGACAGGGATGCCGATCATTGTGCGCGGGGTGATGAAGCCGATTCCGACGTTATATAAACCGCTTATGAGTGTCGATATTGAAACGAAAGAACCGTTTGCCGCAAGCATTGAACGTTCAGACAGTTGTGCAGTCCCTGCCGCAAGCGTTGTCGCTGAAGCAGTAGTGGCGTGGGAAATTGCTGCAGCCATTGTCGAACAATTTGGACAAGATCGCATGGATCTGATTATTGAAAATGTCGAAAACATGCGTCGGTACGCAAAGGAGTTTTAA
- a CDS encoding CheR family methyltransferase: MSDYQQFIANVKRKTGIDLALYKEAQMKRRLTSLYEKKGFKNFDEFFRAMNHDQALFHEFLDRMTINVSEFFRNVKRWEVLEKKIIPKLLEKNKRLKVWSAACSTGEEPYTLAIILSKFMPLSQVSVLATDIDDNAMARAKLGIYMERSLQEVPEDVKKKFFVKEGSHYKIIEDIKRTVTFKKHNLLADPFDTNFDLIVCRNVLIYFTEEAKHELYLKFNRALRPGGIFFVGSTEQIFNPTAYGFEVEDTFFYRKM; encoded by the coding sequence ATGAGTGATTATCAACAATTTATTGCAAACGTGAAACGAAAAACAGGCATTGATTTAGCGCTGTATAAAGAAGCGCAAATGAAGCGGCGCTTAACTTCCCTATACGAAAAAAAAGGATTTAAAAATTTCGACGAATTTTTTCGGGCGATGAATCATGATCAAGCGTTGTTTCATGAATTTTTAGATCGCATGACGATTAATGTATCTGAATTTTTCCGCAATGTGAAACGATGGGAAGTGCTTGAAAAAAAGATTATTCCAAAACTTCTTGAAAAAAATAAACGTTTAAAAGTATGGAGCGCTGCTTGCTCGACAGGAGAAGAGCCGTATACGTTGGCAATCATTTTGTCCAAATTTATGCCGTTATCGCAAGTCAGCGTGCTAGCGACTGACATTGATGATAACGCGATGGCTCGGGCGAAGCTCGGCATTTATATGGAACGTTCCCTTCAAGAAGTGCCAGAAGATGTGAAGAAAAAATTTTTTGTCAAAGAAGGATCTCATTACAAAATTATTGAAGACATTAAACGAACGGTCACATTTAAAAAACATAATTTGCTGGCCGACCCGTTTGATACAAATTTCGATTTAATCGTTTGCCGCAACGTGCTCATTTACTTTACGGAAGAAGCAAAACATGAATTGTATTTGAAATTTAATCGCGCTCTTCGTCCTGGAGGAATATTTTTTGTCGGTAGTACGGAACAAATTTTTAATCCGACTGCATACGGTTTTGAAGTGGAAGATACGTTTTTTTATCGAAAAATGTAG